A window of the Tiliqua scincoides isolate rTilSci1 chromosome 5, rTilSci1.hap2, whole genome shotgun sequence genome harbors these coding sequences:
- the RANGRF gene encoding ran guanine nucleotide release factor, whose product MMDAEVNQQQQQPQLLFGGAFSAFLPPGCLDVSELRQVPDNQEVFVHPSTDQSIIIELLEYQAGVPDENAARYHFEDAAGASAEAEVLSQESLAPHLLALEGCSSAWCLTTCQLVAKFNEKAKNKVTVHLVLLRLPQYGTDLLLTFNNPTCIHPLSSSAVRETEIPHPSQPPWTVEHFHTFTHSLRLLDPGIFG is encoded by the exons ATGATGGATGCCGAAGTGAATCAGCAACAacagcagccacagctgctctTTGGTGGGGCAttttctgccttccttccccctggatGTTTAGATGTCAG TGAACTGCGCCAAGTCCCAGACAACCAGGAAGTCTttgttcaccccagcacagaTCAGAGCATCATCATAGAGCTCTTGGAATACCAAGCAGGCGTGCCAGATGAAAATGCTGCCAG GTACCACTTCGAGGATGCGGCTGGAGCTTCTGCCGAAGCCGAAGTCTTGAGCCAAGAATCACTCGCACCCCATCTCCTGGCACTGGAAGGTTGCAGCAGTGCCTGGTGCCTCACCACCTGCCAGCTGGTAGCCAAGTTCAATGAGAAG GCCAAAAACAAGGTGACTGTGCACTTGGTCCTACTTCGCCTGCCCCAGTATGGAACAGACTTACTTCTCACCTTCAACAACCCCACCTGTATTCA CCCTCTGAGTAGTAGCGCAGTCCGAGAAACAGAGATCCCACATCCTTCCCAGCCTCCCTGGACAGTGGAGCATTTCCACACCTTCACACACAGCCTGCGGCTTCTTGATCCTGGCATCTTCGGTTAG
- the SLC25A35 gene encoding solute carrier family 25 member 35 isoform X2 → MDFLLSGLAACGACLFTNPLEVVKTRMQLQGELRAPGTYTRHYRNVFHAFYTIGRVDGLAALQRGLLPALLYQFGMNGIRLGTYGMVESAGYIRMSDGRISPLRSTVAGALAGVMAAITSSPIYMGMLHALVMIHKEHGLLGLWRGAISAVPRVMVGSAAQLSTFSSSKEFFGHLGIFPKDSWLVALCAGMTSSFTVAISMTPFDVASTRLYNQPVGPKGQGLMYKGLFDCLAKIVRTEGILGIYKGLGASYFRIGPHTILSLLFWDQLREVYNQWMQKR, encoded by the exons ATGGACTTCCTCCTTAGCGGGCTGGCAGCCTGTGGGGCTTGCTTGTTCACCAACCCACTAGAGGTGGTGAAGACtcgaatgcagcttcaaggagaGCTTCGTGCGCCTGGCACCTACACCCGCCACTACCGTAATGTCTTCCATGCTTTCTACACCATTGGGCGGGTGGACGGTCTGGCAGCGCTCCAGCGGGGTCTCTTGCCTGCCTTGCTGTACCAGTTTGGCATGAATGGCATCCGCTTGGGCACCTATGGCATGGTCGAGTCGGCTGGTTACATTCGTATGTCAGACGGACGCATCAGTCCGCTGCGCAGTACTGTGGCAGGAGCGTTGGCTGGAGTGATGGCTGCGATCACAAGCAGCCCCATCTACATG GGGATGCTCCATGCACTTGTGATGATCCACAAAGAACATGGTCTGCTGGGACTGTGGCGTGGCGCCATCTCGGCTGTCCCTCGGGTGATGGTGGGCTCAGCTGCACAACTGAGCACcttctcttcttccaaggagttcttcggtcaccttggg ATCTTCCCAAAGGACAGTTGGCTGGTTGCCCTTTGTGCTGGAATGACAAGCAGCTTCACAGTGGCTATTTCCATGACACCTTTTGATGTGGCTAGCACTCGCCTCTACAACCAACCTGTGGGACCCAAGGGCCAG GGCCTGATGTATAAAGGTCTCTTTGATTGCCTTGCCAAAATTGTCCGCACAGAGGGAATCCTGGGGATTTACAAGGGTCTAGGGGCCTCTTACTTCCGCATTGGGCCTCACACTATCCTCAGCCTGCTCTTCTGGGATCAGCTGCGTGAGGTGTACAACCAGTGGATGCAGAAGCGGTGA
- the SLC25A35 gene encoding solute carrier family 25 member 35 isoform X1, producing the protein MDFLLSGLAACGACLFTNPLEVVKTRMQLQGELRAPGTYTRHYRNVFHAFYTIGRVDGLAALQRGLLPALLYQFGMNGIRLGTYGMVESAGYIRMSDGRISPLRSTVAGALAGVMAAITSSPIYMVKTHIQAQSAAEIAVGHQYQHQGMLHALVMIHKEHGLLGLWRGAISAVPRVMVGSAAQLSTFSSSKEFFGHLGIFPKDSWLVALCAGMTSSFTVAISMTPFDVASTRLYNQPVGPKGQGLMYKGLFDCLAKIVRTEGILGIYKGLGASYFRIGPHTILSLLFWDQLREVYNQWMQKR; encoded by the exons ATGGACTTCCTCCTTAGCGGGCTGGCAGCCTGTGGGGCTTGCTTGTTCACCAACCCACTAGAGGTGGTGAAGACtcgaatgcagcttcaaggagaGCTTCGTGCGCCTGGCACCTACACCCGCCACTACCGTAATGTCTTCCATGCTTTCTACACCATTGGGCGGGTGGACGGTCTGGCAGCGCTCCAGCGGGGTCTCTTGCCTGCCTTGCTGTACCAGTTTGGCATGAATGGCATCCGCTTGGGCACCTATGGCATGGTCGAGTCGGCTGGTTACATTCGTATGTCAGACGGACGCATCAGTCCGCTGCGCAGTACTGTGGCAGGAGCGTTGGCTGGAGTGATGGCTGCGATCACAAGCAGCCCCATCTACATG GTGAAAACACACATCCAGGCTCAGTCAGCTGCAGAGATTGCTGTCGGACATCAGTACCAGCACCAG GGGATGCTCCATGCACTTGTGATGATCCACAAAGAACATGGTCTGCTGGGACTGTGGCGTGGCGCCATCTCGGCTGTCCCTCGGGTGATGGTGGGCTCAGCTGCACAACTGAGCACcttctcttcttccaaggagttcttcggtcaccttggg ATCTTCCCAAAGGACAGTTGGCTGGTTGCCCTTTGTGCTGGAATGACAAGCAGCTTCACAGTGGCTATTTCCATGACACCTTTTGATGTGGCTAGCACTCGCCTCTACAACCAACCTGTGGGACCCAAGGGCCAG GGCCTGATGTATAAAGGTCTCTTTGATTGCCTTGCCAAAATTGTCCGCACAGAGGGAATCCTGGGGATTTACAAGGGTCTAGGGGCCTCTTACTTCCGCATTGGGCCTCACACTATCCTCAGCCTGCTCTTCTGGGATCAGCTGCGTGAGGTGTACAACCAGTGGATGCAGAAGCGGTGA